A part of Cystobacter ferrugineus genomic DNA contains:
- a CDS encoding PD40 domain-containing protein gives MALAVLIAGSAWAQDDEQDTGLRTPSRLTVGVGDHFLGQLAPDGNTLLFVSNRNIATEIYVQDLEQGRERRLFDEGADVTWPRVSPDGKHLLYISFRNQASGQLCVRDLPGAEGRRCLEEETSALQAEWIDASHVALVSRTTIQGDLRLSRVSVGRELSVSPMLDRNLTSPTLSPDGRWLVYVPIERSVQQVGPGFAARAASHLEALRLDRPGATPVRLALDLPGRTGQPVFARDGRSLYVVQFFTDSNEDGVIDASDSGVLFRVPFAAEREDAPELAAASSPDQLTSESWSCEYPAPAAASLIATCSRDQSLDVYQLPLDGQVPSNWDVPRLNEELKMVGRRADQLLLYRQRLLLEARPKPRRLLMMRLSQLHLAFEDFDAAEFYARHMRSVDDPATAGLAEPLRLLIDHRRAMKERERGRMVDESSDTDRQRMAALDPAAAPSPPSAVFQHVVRSELADAAGDFTLARQELEAAQVTDTTPRAVLEAYFEQADALYRKLDDREALVEAGRRLSMNKVFREDDQLDFARAAVRALYRGRPYDEADAAMAQALASAPAGSAYAFALEMGRHVNALHEERPPRAVREALLSFYHQQTDPLRRRALVQDAVERAAGLGADGVLEALATAYVEDSPPGTEERRRAERLFRRAMMGRAYRRLGRQRLNDARADFDLVTQRTGSLESAVESMSLRLRAGISPEVVEKEVTTTSAKMARPLAHFVKAYLMARRLPKLDDRAHALAVVAAMKELRASWPELKNQRAAHVLSGAIQHEDFLRGHAPSAAERANRHYLIALDLVRNNLRYRAMILGALGLLHTQVGNFHIALGYLEQRDKLPYVDNAAGLAVSLARARALLHVDREEESAQAAEQALAMVDATPKLARFLPLALDRAALYNLAAGRFERALALYDRELPAVETGPSDAQGLRNRLVVRLARCAAALGAGQPQRALEDLDKVDRDLATPAVQATLNWARATPRHVQRTYRIIAAGLRANAETRLGHLDAAAHALEQRRALFVEQFAESDRDEDIRAMTLAEMRLAENAVDRQDTARAARWLGKAIEHADTLIERTHAPVDIAQLDVLWFAAQLHSDGNTQVPFDVPKRLGQAQRSLIDQRDPSWRSYLAWFEIYLALSATPPAE, from the coding sequence ATGGCCCTGGCCGTTCTCATCGCGGGCAGCGCCTGGGCGCAGGATGATGAGCAGGACACGGGCTTGCGCACGCCCTCGCGGCTCACCGTGGGCGTGGGAGATCACTTCCTGGGGCAGTTGGCGCCCGATGGGAACACGCTGCTCTTCGTGTCCAACCGCAACATCGCGACCGAGATCTACGTCCAGGATCTGGAACAGGGCCGCGAGCGCCGCCTCTTCGACGAAGGTGCCGACGTGACCTGGCCGCGGGTCAGCCCCGATGGCAAACACCTGCTCTACATCTCGTTCCGAAACCAGGCCAGCGGTCAGCTATGTGTGCGGGATCTGCCTGGCGCGGAAGGACGCCGCTGCCTCGAAGAAGAAACCAGCGCGCTGCAGGCGGAATGGATCGATGCCTCGCATGTGGCGTTGGTGAGCCGGACAACCATCCAGGGCGATCTGCGGTTGTCGCGGGTCTCGGTGGGACGCGAGTTGAGCGTGAGCCCCATGCTCGATCGCAACCTGACCAGTCCCACCCTCTCACCCGATGGACGATGGCTGGTGTACGTCCCGATCGAACGCTCCGTGCAGCAGGTGGGCCCCGGCTTCGCCGCGCGAGCCGCGTCCCATCTGGAGGCACTTCGGCTGGATCGCCCCGGCGCTACCCCCGTACGGCTGGCGCTCGATCTTCCGGGACGGACCGGACAGCCGGTGTTCGCGCGCGATGGGCGCTCCCTGTACGTGGTGCAATTCTTCACCGACTCCAATGAGGACGGGGTGATCGACGCCAGCGACAGCGGAGTGCTGTTCCGGGTGCCTTTCGCCGCTGAGCGCGAGGACGCGCCCGAGTTGGCCGCCGCCTCCAGTCCGGACCAGCTCACCAGTGAATCCTGGAGCTGCGAGTACCCGGCGCCCGCGGCCGCGTCACTCATCGCGACCTGTTCGCGCGATCAATCGCTGGATGTGTATCAACTGCCGCTGGATGGCCAGGTTCCCAGCAACTGGGACGTTCCTCGTCTCAACGAGGAGTTGAAAATGGTCGGCAGGCGCGCGGATCAACTCCTGCTCTATCGTCAACGCCTGCTGCTCGAAGCCCGGCCCAAACCCCGCCGTCTGCTGATGATGCGCCTGAGCCAGCTCCACCTGGCTTTCGAGGACTTCGATGCGGCGGAGTTCTACGCCCGCCACATGCGTTCGGTGGACGATCCCGCCACCGCGGGACTGGCGGAGCCGCTACGGCTCCTCATCGACCACCGGCGCGCCATGAAGGAGCGCGAACGCGGCCGCATGGTGGACGAGTCGAGCGACACCGACCGGCAACGCATGGCCGCGTTGGATCCCGCCGCTGCTCCCAGCCCGCCCTCCGCCGTGTTTCAACACGTGGTGCGCAGTGAACTGGCGGATGCCGCCGGCGACTTCACGCTGGCGCGTCAGGAGTTGGAGGCAGCCCAGGTGACCGACACCACGCCGCGCGCGGTGTTGGAAGCCTACTTCGAACAAGCGGACGCACTGTACCGCAAGCTCGACGATCGGGAGGCCCTGGTCGAAGCCGGCCGCCGGCTCTCCATGAACAAAGTGTTTCGTGAAGACGACCAGCTCGACTTCGCTCGCGCCGCCGTCCGCGCGCTGTACCGGGGACGTCCCTATGACGAGGCGGATGCCGCCATGGCCCAGGCACTCGCCTCGGCCCCAGCCGGCTCGGCCTACGCGTTCGCCTTGGAGATGGGCCGGCACGTCAACGCGTTGCACGAAGAGCGTCCCCCCCGAGCCGTTCGGGAGGCGTTGCTCTCGTTCTACCATCAGCAAACGGATCCCCTTCGCCGGCGCGCACTGGTGCAAGACGCCGTCGAGCGCGCGGCGGGCCTCGGCGCCGACGGCGTGCTGGAGGCGTTGGCGACGGCCTACGTCGAAGACTCCCCACCTGGCACCGAGGAACGCCGCCGGGCCGAACGGTTGTTTCGCCGCGCGATGATGGGCCGCGCCTACCGCCGGTTGGGGAGGCAGCGCCTGAACGATGCCCGTGCCGACTTCGACCTCGTGACCCAACGGACCGGCTCACTGGAAAGTGCTGTCGAGTCCATGAGCCTGCGGCTGCGTGCCGGCATCAGTCCCGAGGTGGTGGAAAAGGAAGTCACCACCACCTCCGCGAAAATGGCCAGGCCGCTCGCGCACTTCGTGAAGGCCTACCTGATGGCGCGCCGGTTGCCCAAGCTGGATGACCGGGCCCACGCCCTCGCGGTGGTGGCCGCCATGAAGGAGCTGCGCGCATCGTGGCCAGAGCTCAAGAACCAGCGCGCGGCGCATGTCCTCTCGGGTGCCATCCAGCACGAGGACTTCCTCCGCGGCCACGCACCTTCCGCCGCCGAGCGCGCCAACCGGCACTACTTGATCGCCCTGGATCTGGTGCGCAACAACCTGCGCTACCGGGCGATGATCCTCGGCGCGTTGGGGCTGTTGCACACCCAGGTGGGCAACTTCCACATCGCCCTGGGCTACCTCGAGCAGCGGGACAAGTTGCCCTACGTGGACAACGCGGCGGGGCTGGCGGTGTCCCTTGCCCGCGCCCGGGCGCTCCTGCACGTCGACCGCGAGGAAGAGTCAGCGCAGGCGGCGGAACAGGCCCTGGCCATGGTGGACGCCACACCGAAGCTGGCCAGGTTCCTCCCCCTGGCACTGGATCGCGCGGCACTCTACAACCTCGCCGCGGGCCGATTCGAGCGTGCGTTGGCGCTCTACGATCGCGAACTGCCCGCCGTGGAAACGGGACCCAGCGACGCGCAGGGCCTGCGCAACCGGTTGGTGGTGCGGCTGGCCCGCTGCGCCGCGGCGTTGGGGGCGGGTCAACCCCAGAGGGCATTGGAGGACCTGGACAAAGTCGATCGCGACCTGGCAACACCAGCGGTTCAAGCCACGCTGAACTGGGCGCGCGCCACTCCCCGGCACGTTCAGCGCACCTATCGCATCATCGCCGCGGGACTACGCGCCAATGCGGAGACCCGACTCGGACACCTGGACGCCGCCGCCCACGCACTCGAGCAGCGGCGCGCGCTGTTCGTGGAACAGTTCGCCGAGTCGGATCGCGATGAGGACATCCGCGCGATGACGCTGGCGGAGATGCGGCTGGCCGAGAACGCAGTGGATCGCCAAGACACGGCGCGGGCGGCCCGCTGGTTGGGCAAGGCGATCGAGCACGCCGACACCCTGATCGAGCGCACCCACGCACCCGTCGATATCGCGCAGCTGGACGTGCTCTGGTTCGCGGCGCAGTTGCACTCGGATGGGAACACGCAGGTGCCTTTCGACGTGCCCAAGCGTCTGGGCCAGGCGCAACGCTCCCTCATCGACCAGCGTGATCCTTCCTGGCGCTCATATCTGGCGTGGTTCGAGATCTATCTGGCGCTCAGCGCAACCCCACCCGCCGAGTGA
- a CDS encoding DUF1318 domain-containing protein, translating into MKRRGLLLLAALALPGCIRAPEIVMVDRATALEEQASGSFKDVEQRLARAGMNPTPVPLTPNQLEELGIQPTPLVENIGRTPADRVDELLRRHCVGEGRDGLLVDTRRQCRAGRLSADDAALVERVNRSRRQLWQWMRTVRPGVSEESLRQSWQRVHAEGVICGGWVESDDGTWGEKKC; encoded by the coding sequence ATGAAACGCCGCGGGTTGCTGCTTCTCGCCGCCCTCGCCCTTCCCGGGTGCATCCGCGCCCCGGAGATCGTCATGGTCGATCGCGCGACGGCGCTCGAAGAACAGGCGTCGGGCTCGTTCAAGGACGTGGAACAGCGTCTCGCCCGCGCGGGCATGAACCCAACGCCCGTGCCACTCACGCCCAACCAACTGGAGGAGCTGGGCATCCAACCCACGCCGTTGGTCGAGAACATCGGCAGGACGCCAGCGGACCGCGTCGACGAGTTGCTGCGGCGCCACTGCGTGGGCGAAGGACGGGACGGGCTGCTGGTGGACACCCGGCGCCAATGCCGGGCCGGGCGCTTGTCGGCCGATGATGCCGCCCTGGTGGAAAGGGTGAACCGGTCCCGGCGGCAACTGTGGCAGTGGATGCGGACGGTCCGCCCCGGTGTGTCCGAGGAGTCGCTGCGCCAGAGTTGGCAACGGGTCCACGCGGAGGGTGTGATCTGCGGCGGCTGGGTTGAATCCGATGACGGCACCTGGGGAGAAAAGAAGTGCTGA